The following are encoded in a window of Vicugna pacos chromosome 2, VicPac4, whole genome shotgun sequence genomic DNA:
- the RBM46 gene encoding probable RNA-binding protein 46 isoform X2, with protein sequence MKIEFAFQGTATMNEENIEGTNGCSKVRTGTQNEAALLALMEKTGYNMVQENGQRKFGGPPPGWEGPPPPRGCEVFVGKIPRDMYEDELVPVFERAGKIYEFRLMMEFSGENRGYAFVMYTTKEEAQLAIRILNNYEIRPGKFIGVCVSLDNCRLFIGAIPKEKKKEEILDEMKKVTEGVVDVIVYPSATDKTKNRGFAFVEYESHRAAAMARRKLIPGTFQLWGHTIQVDWADPEKEVDEETMQRVKVLYVRNLMISTTEETIKAEFNKFKPGAVERVKKLRDYAFVHFFNRDDAVSAMSVMNGKCIDGASIEVTLAKPVNKENTWRQHLNGQISPNSENLIVFANKEESYPKTLGKPLTLPARLNGQHSPSPTEIERCAYPFYPGTKLTPISMYSLKSNHFNSAVMHLDYYCNKNNWAPPEYYLYSTTSQDGKVLLVYKIVIPAIANGSQSYFMPDKLCTTLEDAKELAAQFTLLHLDREHSLFSLDLCRRIWRK encoded by the exons ATGAAGATAGAGTTTGCATTTCAAG GAACTGCAACCATgaatgaagaaaacatagaggGAACAAATGGATGCAGTAAAGTCCGAACTGGTACTCAGAATGAAGCGGCATTACTTGCTTTGATGGAAAAGACTGGTTACAACATGGTtcaagaaaatgggcagaggaaattTGGTGGTCCTCCTCCAG GTTGGGAAGGTCCGCCTCCACCTAGAGGCTGTGAAGTTTTTGTAGGAAAAATACCTCGTGATATGTATGAAGATGAGTTAGTTCCTGTATTTGAAAGAGCTGGGAAGATATATGAATTTCGACTTATGATGGAATTTAGTGGTGAAAATCGAGGTTATGCTTTTGTGATGTATACTACGAAAGAAGAAGCCCAGTTAGCCATCAGAATTCTTAATAATTATGAGATTCGACCAGGGAAGTTTATTGGTGTGTGTGTAAGCTTGGATAACTGCAGATTATTCATTGGAGCTAttccaaaggaaaagaagaaggaagaaattttgGATGAAATGAAGAAAGTTACAGAAGGAGTTGTAGATGTCATCGTTTATCCAAGTGCAACTGATAAAACCAAAAATCGGGGTTTTGCATTTGTTGAATATGAATCTCACAGAGCTGCTGCTATGGCTAGGAGAAAGCTAATTCCAG GCACCTTCCAGCTCTGGGGCCATACTATCCAGGTGGACTGGGCTGACCCAGAGAAAGAGGTTGATGAGGAAACCATGCAGAGAGTTAAGGTTCTCTATGTACGAAATTTAATGATCTCAACTACAGAGGAAACAATTAAAGCCGAATTCAATAAATTCAAACCTGGTGCAGTTGAACGAGTAAAGAAACTTAGAGATTATGCTTTTGTTCACTTTTTCAACCGAGATGATGCCGTGTCTGCTATGTCTGTTATGAATGGAAAATGCATTGATGGAGCAAGTATTGAGGTAACACTGGCAAAACcagtaaataaagaaaacacttgGAGACAGCATCTTAATGGTCAGATTAGCCCCAATTCTGAAAACCTGATTGTGTTTGCTAACAAAGAAGAGAGCTACCCAAAAACTCTAGGCAAGCCACTAACTCTCCCAGCTCGTCTCAATGGCCAGCATAGCCCAAGCCCCACTGAAATTGAAAGATGCGCTTACCCATTTTATCCTGGAACAAAGCTTACTCCAATTAGTATGTATTCTTTAAAATCTAATCATTTCAATTCTGCAGTAATGCATTTGGATTATTACTGCAACAAAAATAATTGGGCACCACCAGAATATTATTTATATTCAACAACAAGTCAAGATGGGAAAGTACTCTTGGTGTATAAAATTGTCATTCCTGCTATTGCAAATGGATCCCAGAGTTACTTCATGCCAGACAAACTCTGCACTACGTTAGAAGATGCAAAGGAACTGGCGGCCCAGTTTACATTACTTCATTTGg
- the RBM46 gene encoding probable RNA-binding protein 46 isoform X3, with the protein MNEENIEGTNGCSKVRTGTQNEAALLALMEKTGYNMVQENGQRKFGGPPPGWEGPPPPRGCEVFVGKIPRDMYEDELVPVFERAGKIYEFRLMMEFSGENRGYAFVMYTTKEEAQLAIRILNNYEIRPGKFIGVCVSLDNCRLFIGAIPKEKKKEEILDEMKKVTEGVVDVIVYPSATDKTKNRGFAFVEYESHRAAAMARRKLIPGTFQLWGHTIQVDWADPEKEVDEETMQRVKVLYVRNLMISTTEETIKAEFNKFKPGAVERVKKLRDYAFVHFFNRDDAVSAMSVMNGKCIDGASIEVTLAKPVNKENTWRQHLNGQISPNSENLIVFANKEESYPKTLGKPLTLPARLNGQHSPSPTEIERCAYPFYPGTKLTPISMYSLKSNHFNSAVMHLDYYCNKNNWAPPEYYLYSTTSQDGKVLLVYKIVIPAIANGSQSYFMPDKLCTTLEDAKELAAQFTLLHLDREHSLFSLDLCRRIWRK; encoded by the exons ATgaatgaagaaaacatagaggGAACAAATGGATGCAGTAAAGTCCGAACTGGTACTCAGAATGAAGCGGCATTACTTGCTTTGATGGAAAAGACTGGTTACAACATGGTtcaagaaaatgggcagaggaaattTGGTGGTCCTCCTCCAG GTTGGGAAGGTCCGCCTCCACCTAGAGGCTGTGAAGTTTTTGTAGGAAAAATACCTCGTGATATGTATGAAGATGAGTTAGTTCCTGTATTTGAAAGAGCTGGGAAGATATATGAATTTCGACTTATGATGGAATTTAGTGGTGAAAATCGAGGTTATGCTTTTGTGATGTATACTACGAAAGAAGAAGCCCAGTTAGCCATCAGAATTCTTAATAATTATGAGATTCGACCAGGGAAGTTTATTGGTGTGTGTGTAAGCTTGGATAACTGCAGATTATTCATTGGAGCTAttccaaaggaaaagaagaaggaagaaattttgGATGAAATGAAGAAAGTTACAGAAGGAGTTGTAGATGTCATCGTTTATCCAAGTGCAACTGATAAAACCAAAAATCGGGGTTTTGCATTTGTTGAATATGAATCTCACAGAGCTGCTGCTATGGCTAGGAGAAAGCTAATTCCAG GCACCTTCCAGCTCTGGGGCCATACTATCCAGGTGGACTGGGCTGACCCAGAGAAAGAGGTTGATGAGGAAACCATGCAGAGAGTTAAGGTTCTCTATGTACGAAATTTAATGATCTCAACTACAGAGGAAACAATTAAAGCCGAATTCAATAAATTCAAACCTGGTGCAGTTGAACGAGTAAAGAAACTTAGAGATTATGCTTTTGTTCACTTTTTCAACCGAGATGATGCCGTGTCTGCTATGTCTGTTATGAATGGAAAATGCATTGATGGAGCAAGTATTGAGGTAACACTGGCAAAACcagtaaataaagaaaacacttgGAGACAGCATCTTAATGGTCAGATTAGCCCCAATTCTGAAAACCTGATTGTGTTTGCTAACAAAGAAGAGAGCTACCCAAAAACTCTAGGCAAGCCACTAACTCTCCCAGCTCGTCTCAATGGCCAGCATAGCCCAAGCCCCACTGAAATTGAAAGATGCGCTTACCCATTTTATCCTGGAACAAAGCTTACTCCAATTAGTATGTATTCTTTAAAATCTAATCATTTCAATTCTGCAGTAATGCATTTGGATTATTACTGCAACAAAAATAATTGGGCACCACCAGAATATTATTTATATTCAACAACAAGTCAAGATGGGAAAGTACTCTTGGTGTATAAAATTGTCATTCCTGCTATTGCAAATGGATCCCAGAGTTACTTCATGCCAGACAAACTCTGCACTACGTTAGAAGATGCAAAGGAACTGGCGGCCCAGTTTACATTACTTCATTTGg
- the RBM46 gene encoding probable RNA-binding protein 46 isoform X4, with product MKIEFAFQGTATMNEENIEGTNGCSKVRTGTQNEAALLALMEKTGYNMVQENGQRKFGGPPPGWEGPPPPRGCEVFVGKIPRDMYEDELVPVFERAGKIYEFRLMMEFSGENRGYAFVMYTTKEEAQLAIRILNNYEIRPGKFIGVCVSLDNCRLFIGAIPKEKKKEEILDEMKKVTEGVVDVIVYPSATDKTKNRGFAFVEYESHRAAAMARRKLIPGTFQLWGHTIQVDWADPEKEVDEETMQRVKVLYVRNLMISTTEETIKAEFNKFKPGAVERVKKLRDYAFVHFFNRDDAVSAMSVMNGKCIDGASIEVTLAKPVNKENTWRQHLNGQISPNSENLIVFANKEESYPKTLGKPLTLPARLNGQHSPSPTEIERCAYPFYPGTKLTPISMYSLKSNHFNSAVMHLDYYCNKNNWAPPEYYLYSTTSQDGKVLLVYKIVIPAIANGSQSYFMPDKLCTTLEDAKELAAQFTLLHLGPF from the exons ATGAAGATAGAGTTTGCATTTCAAG GAACTGCAACCATgaatgaagaaaacatagaggGAACAAATGGATGCAGTAAAGTCCGAACTGGTACTCAGAATGAAGCGGCATTACTTGCTTTGATGGAAAAGACTGGTTACAACATGGTtcaagaaaatgggcagaggaaattTGGTGGTCCTCCTCCAG GTTGGGAAGGTCCGCCTCCACCTAGAGGCTGTGAAGTTTTTGTAGGAAAAATACCTCGTGATATGTATGAAGATGAGTTAGTTCCTGTATTTGAAAGAGCTGGGAAGATATATGAATTTCGACTTATGATGGAATTTAGTGGTGAAAATCGAGGTTATGCTTTTGTGATGTATACTACGAAAGAAGAAGCCCAGTTAGCCATCAGAATTCTTAATAATTATGAGATTCGACCAGGGAAGTTTATTGGTGTGTGTGTAAGCTTGGATAACTGCAGATTATTCATTGGAGCTAttccaaaggaaaagaagaaggaagaaattttgGATGAAATGAAGAAAGTTACAGAAGGAGTTGTAGATGTCATCGTTTATCCAAGTGCAACTGATAAAACCAAAAATCGGGGTTTTGCATTTGTTGAATATGAATCTCACAGAGCTGCTGCTATGGCTAGGAGAAAGCTAATTCCAG GCACCTTCCAGCTCTGGGGCCATACTATCCAGGTGGACTGGGCTGACCCAGAGAAAGAGGTTGATGAGGAAACCATGCAGAGAGTTAAGGTTCTCTATGTACGAAATTTAATGATCTCAACTACAGAGGAAACAATTAAAGCCGAATTCAATAAATTCAAACCTGGTGCAGTTGAACGAGTAAAGAAACTTAGAGATTATGCTTTTGTTCACTTTTTCAACCGAGATGATGCCGTGTCTGCTATGTCTGTTATGAATGGAAAATGCATTGATGGAGCAAGTATTGAGGTAACACTGGCAAAACcagtaaataaagaaaacacttgGAGACAGCATCTTAATGGTCAGATTAGCCCCAATTCTGAAAACCTGATTGTGTTTGCTAACAAAGAAGAGAGCTACCCAAAAACTCTAGGCAAGCCACTAACTCTCCCAGCTCGTCTCAATGGCCAGCATAGCCCAAGCCCCACTGAAATTGAAAGATGCGCTTACCCATTTTATCCTGGAACAAAGCTTACTCCAATTAGTATGTATTCTTTAAAATCTAATCATTTCAATTCTGCAGTAATGCATTTGGATTATTACTGCAACAAAAATAATTGGGCACCACCAGAATATTATTTATATTCAACAACAAGTCAAGATGGGAAAGTACTCTTGGTGTATAAAATTGTCATTCCTGCTATTGCAAATGGATCCCAGAGTTACTTCATGCCAGACAAACTCTGCACTACGTTAGAAGATGCAAAGGAACTGGCGGCCCAGTTTACATTACTTCATTTGg